GGAATTGCGGGGAAAGGAACTTTCCCTCGAGACCGGCGTCATGGCGAAACAGGCATCGGGCTCGGTGTTCCTCCGCTTCGGCGACATCACCATTCTCTCAACGGCCGTCGTCGATAAAGAGACCGACCTCTCGCTCGATTTCTTCCCGCTCACCGTCAACTACAATGAAAAATACTATGCCGGCGGAAAGATACCCGGCGGATTCCTCAAACGCGAAGGGCGCCCGCGCGACCGCGAAGTGCTCACCTCTCGCATCATCGACCGCCCGATACGCCCGCTTTTCCCGGACGGTTTCCGCAATGAAGTGCAGGTAGTGCCGACATTGTTCTCGACCGACCAGAAACAGTCGGGCGACGTGCTCGCCATACTCGCGGCAAGCGCATCGCTCATGATATCGCCCATCCCGTTCGACGGCCCGGTGGCCGGCGTACGCGTGGGTTACATCAACGGCGAATTCATCATCAATCCGACATACAAAGAACTTGAAGAAAGCCTCCTTGACATCATCGTCGTGGGATCCAAGGATTCGATAACGATGATCGAAGGCGAGGCGAAGGAAGTGACCGAGGACGTGTTCATACGCGCCGTCGAGCACGCGCATAAGGCGATACAGCCGCTCCTTTCCATGCAGATAGAGCTTGCGAAGAAGCTCAACGTCAAGAAAAACGAATACCCGCTCTTCAAGGTCGACGAAGACCTCAAGAAAAAGATATTCGCGTTCGCCCAGGATAAAGTCGCCAAGGCGAGCAGCTGCAAGGATAAAATGCAGCGCTATGCACAGCTCGATGCGGTAAAGGAAGAAGTGAAGGCGCATCTCGGCGAAATACCCGAGGATAAAAAGTCGCATATCGGCATGATACTTTCTCAGATAGAGGAAGAGGTCGTCCGCAAGGATATCGTCAATGCGGGCAAGCGCCCGGATGGACGTAAGCTCGACGAGATACGGAATCTCGACATACAGGCTCGGGTGCTGCCCCGCGTGCACGGCTCGGCCCTTTTCACGCGCGGCCAGACGCAGAGCCTTGCCGTCGTCACGCTCGGCTCCCCCAAGGACGCGCAGCTCATCGACGACGTCGACGAACGCGGCGACAAATCATTCATGCTCCAGTACAATTTCCCGCCGTTCTCGGTGGGCGAAACGGGACGCATGGGTTCGCCCGGACGGCGCGAAATAGGCCACGGCAATCTCGCCGAGCGTTCCTTCCATGCCGTCATGCCGACGGTTGATTTCCCGTACACGGTACGTATCGTCTCCGAGATACTCGAATCGAACGGCTCATCGTCGATGGCGACCATATGCGCATCGTCGCTCGCGCTCCTTGACTCCGGTGTGAAACTCAAATCGAACGTAGCCGGTATCGCCATGGGGCTTGCAACATTCGAAGGAAAGCACAAGGTGCTAACCGACATCCAGGGTGTGGAAGATCATCTCGGCGACATGGACTTCAAGGTAGCCGGCACGAAAGAAGGCATCACCGCATTCCAGCTTGATATCAAGCTTACCGGCATATCCACCGCGATACTGACCGAAGCGCTTGAGCAGGCAAAGAAGGCGAGGCTTTTCATCCTTGAGCACATGGACAAAGTGCTTTCACAAGCCGGCGAAATGGCCCCTACCGCGCCGAAGCTTACCAAGGTGAGCATCAACCCCGAGCGCATCAAGGACCTCATCGGACCCGGCGGGAAGAACATCAAAGGCATTACCGAAGCGACCGGCAGCGATGTCGACATACAGGACGACGGTACGGTCACGATATTCGCCAAGGACGACGAATGGCTCAAGATGACGCTCGATATGATCGGCGGGCTTACCAAGGAACCCGAGATCGGCACCATCTATGAAGGCCCGGTGAAAGGCATAAAGGACTTCGGCGTATTCGTCGAGATAATGCCCGGCATCGAAGGGATGTGCCATATATCGGAACTCGCCGAGAATCGCATCGAGGATATTTACTCGCATATCAAGCTCGGCGACAGGCTCAAAGTGAAAGTGATGGATTCGGGCGGCGGAAAAATATCGCTCAGCCATAAGGCGACGCTCCCGGGCTTTGAGGACTACAAAGGCAGCTCCGATCGTGAAGGACGCGGCGGTGGCGGCGGTGGTTTCGGTGGCGGGCGCGACCGTGGACCTCGCGGCGGCGGCGGTGGTTTCGGCGGCGGGCGCGACCGTGGACCTCGCGGCGGCGGCGGTGGTTTCGGCGGCGGACGCGATCGCCGGTAAACGAACATAGACAATAAAAAAAGCGGCGGGGCTATTCCTTTCGGGGAATGACCTCGCCGCTTTGTATTATCGGTGTCCTGCTACAGTTTCACTTTCACTCCGCCGTATATCGAAAGCCCGGGGCTCGCATATCCCGTCGCCTCCTGATACTGCTGATTGAGAAGATTCTCACCGCGGAGGGAAAGCTCCCAGCGGTCAATGATCCAGGTAAGCGCTGCGTCAAGTTTGTAATACTGCGCAAGCGTTTTTGCAGCACCGGCATCCGGCCGCTCGCCGACATAGGTGAATGTCACGCTCCCGAAACCGATGTTCGTGAGCGTCCCGACGACGCCGATGGACGCTTTATGTGCCGGTATGCGGTCCGACTTCCTGCCCGCTGCGGCATCGGCGCTGTCCGTATACGTGTACGCCGCCTGAAACGCTATCTCCTCTCGGGGCGAGAAGGTACACATCGTCTCAACACCGCGGCTTATCGCGGAGAGCACGTTCTCGAATTTGAATGTCGCCAGATTGTACTGAATCATATTGCTGCTCGCCGTGTAGAAGTACGTCGCCTCAACGGACAGCATCCGCCCGAGCTCCTGATGAACGCCGGCATCGACGCTCCAGAGGGATTCCGGCTTCAGATTCGTGTTCCCGCCCCATGCGGTATTGTACAGCTGCCACGACGTAGGCGCCTTGAAACCGGTGGCGAAATTCCCCTTGACCGTAAGGCCGATGTTCGAGACGACAACGGCAAGCGATGTCTTCCACGTAAGGGCACCCCCGAAGTCCGCGCTGTAATCGTATCGAATGCCGGAGGTATTATTGAAAATACCCCAGAGCGTGAGATGGTTCTGCGCATAGCCGCTTATCGTACGCTGATAATGCGGGGACAGTTCGCTCTCCGAGTAGAATCCGAAGTACCCTTTATCGAAGGTGTGCAGCCTGTCGATGAGGCCGCTCGCCCCGACCGTCAGTATATCGACATTCGCGAAATTCAGGTCGTTCTGCCAATCGATGCGCAGCGCCTGCCCGTAGTTCACATACCAGTAGCTCGTGTTCTCGTTCGAATCGGCAAGGTCATCGCCCTCGTTCCTGCTGTAGACATAACCGACCTTTATCGAATGGCCCCAGAGATCGTTGAAGCGCTGGGCATATCCGAGCGATGCTATGAGGCGTTCGTCGAGATTGATGTAGTTCGGGTCGTCGGCATACCCGCCGTCGTCGATGGATGTCCGCGCATGGGTATAATGCAGCGAGCCGAATAGCCGCACCGTATCGAACGGCTTATATTCCGCGCGCGACACTATCGTCGTAAGATAGTACGGATCGCTCTCGGCAACGCCGTTGGTCACGACCGCTTTCGATACGCCCTCGGTACGCAGATGCGAGCCGCCGCAGGAGAACGACACATCGCCTATCCTCCCGCTGTAGTCGAGCGCGCCGCGGAACGTCGCGAAACTGCCGCCCTCAAGCGACACGGTCGTCTGCGGGGCTCCCTTGCCTTTCTTCGTGATGATGTTTATCACACCGGACATCGCGTCCGATCCGTAGAGCGTGCTCTGCGGTCCGCGTATTATCTCGATGCGTTCGATGCCGTCGACCGGTACATGCGCAAAACCGAAGGAGTGGTCGGACGTCGCCGCACTGTTCGCCGCGATACCGTCTATCATGACGAGCACGCGCGAGGAACCGAGCCCGCGCAGGAATATCGACGCCGTCGAACCAAAACCGCCGTTCTGTGATGCTGTGATGCCGGCCACGGTACGCAACGCGCCCTGCACCTCCTTTGCGCCGGACTTTTTAATGTCATCGGCGGTGATCACGGTAACGCTCGATCCCACCTGCGATCGCGGCGTTTCGATACGGTTCGCGGTGACGACGACATCGGCGCCTTCCGTATCGGCTTTAACCGCCGGCACAGCAGTCGATGCTGCAGCGGCATTGGTGACAGTATTCGTAGTCATGAGCGAAGTCTTGTTCGTTGTCTGAGCTGTCAGCGTTATTGAAGCTGATGCAATGATGAGAGAGATGAGAATTCTGGTTTTCATTTTTTTTCCTTGTTTTGTTTTTTCTGGGAGCAACCCCTATCCCCGCCCTTCGGGCACCCCTTTCCCCTTCTTAGAGAGGAAAGGGGTAAATTCCTGCTATCCTGTCTTTTCCAAAACCATAACGGCCTCCTTATACCTTCGAGAGGTTTTTATTTTCGAACGCGCGTTGAGGTCTTCTGGCTTGCCGCATCCTGCGCCGCCTTCTCATCCGTTCATGGACAATGGCGTTTGGCGCGGATCATCGCGGTTTACAGCTGCGGGTCAGCGCCCGATTCTCACGGGCTTCCCTCGCTTCGCGCGTTATTCGCTACTCTTTATTCGTCACTCCTGCCGATTCAAACGATGCCATATCCCGCATTATCGCGCATGCTGCATCGATTATCGGGATGGCTAATGCCGCGCCGGTACCTTCACCTAAACGCAAGCTGAAGTCGAGGAGCGGCGACACGCCCATTTTTTTGAGCGCAAGCGTCTGTCCTTTCTCGACGGAGCGGTGTGCGCAAAAAAGATAATCGCTCACCGAGGGATTGAACGTATGGGCGATCAGCCCCCCAGCTGTTGAGATGATGCCGTCAAGCACCACCGGCACGCGATGCGCTGCCGCAGCAAGCACACAGCCGGCGATGCCCGCTATCTCAAAGCCGCCGACCTTCATGAGAACATCAAGCGCGTTTTTCGGGTCGGGCGATCTTTCCGATAGCGAGCGTTCGATGATATCGATCTTGTTCGACAGCCCCTTGTCGTCGATGCCGGTGCCGCGCCCGGTAACGTCCGCAGCGGATGCGCCGGTTATCGTCGCTATTATCGCTGACGCCGATGTCGTATTGCCGATGCCCATATCCCCGACGCCGACAATGCCGAATTTTTTCGCATTGTACGCATCGATGAATACCGCGATACCGTTCTCGATCGCACGAGCGGCTTCCACCTCGCTCATGGCGTTCTCGCGGAGGAAGTTCTTCGTGCCCTTAGCGACCTTCCTGTCGATAAGTCCATGTGCGCTTTTGAAATCGAAATTCACACCCATATCAACGATGCCGATATCGATGCCGGCGTGACGGCAAAGTACATTTATCGCGGCGCCGCCAGCGAGAAAGTTCATGACCATCTGCGGTGTTACCGCTGCGGGGAATGCAGATACACCCTCGGCGGTGATACCGTGATCGCCCGCGAACACGAACATGCGGCGGCCGTTGATCACCGGATCGAGCGAATTCTGTATCGAGGACATTTTGAGCGCGATATCCTCCAGTACGCCGAGCGATCCGACAGGTTTCGTCTTGAAGTCGATCTTGTGTTTCGCTTTTTCAGCGAGTACGGCACCCGCTGGCGAGATCTTTGAGAGGCATTCGTTGAGTTTCATATCACTCCCTTGTTATTTTTTTTCCGCAGCGGAGGGGTGTCCCCAATCCCCGCCTTATCGAGGGGGAAGTCGAGTGATGACCCCGTCTGCGGATTTTTTTCATATGCGATCCTTGCATCCTCATCCCCCGGCACCACGAACACGTACGGCTTCTTCGATATCGGGTTCTCTTTCACGATGACAACGGTGTCGTATACCGCCTCGACGGTCTGATAAGTAAGCACTGATGACGGCTCACCCTCGGCAATAACGCGCCCGCCCTTCATGAGCACGAGATTATCGCAGTATTCGGATGCGAGGTTAAGGTCATGTATCGTCATAATGATGGTAAGGTTAAGTTCGCGCTTGAGCCTTCGTATACGATCGAGAAGTTTCACCTGATGAGTGATATCGAGATGCGATGTCGGTTCATCGAGAAGGAGGATCGACGGCTCCTGCGCGAGCGCGCGGGCTATCGATGCAAGCTGCCGCTCACCGCCGCTCATCGCGGAGAGATAGTGTTCCGCATGACAGTCAACACCGGTGAGCTTCATGTATCGCTCGGCTATCGCCCTGTCGCGGGCTGTCTCGAAGAACTGCATCGGCTTCATATGCGGCATGCGCCCGAGGAGGACGAAATCGCGTACCGATATCGATTCGGCGCTCACTTCCTGCGACACGACGGCGATGATGCGCGCGAGCGAGCGCTGGTCGATTGCGGAAAGCGGC
Above is a window of Spirochaetota bacterium DNA encoding:
- the pnp gene encoding polyribonucleotide nucleotidyltransferase, which produces MRGKELSLETGVMAKQASGSVFLRFGDITILSTAVVDKETDLSLDFFPLTVNYNEKYYAGGKIPGGFLKREGRPRDREVLTSRIIDRPIRPLFPDGFRNEVQVVPTLFSTDQKQSGDVLAILAASASLMISPIPFDGPVAGVRVGYINGEFIINPTYKELEESLLDIIVVGSKDSITMIEGEAKEVTEDVFIRAVEHAHKAIQPLLSMQIELAKKLNVKKNEYPLFKVDEDLKKKIFAFAQDKVAKASSCKDKMQRYAQLDAVKEEVKAHLGEIPEDKKSHIGMILSQIEEEVVRKDIVNAGKRPDGRKLDEIRNLDIQARVLPRVHGSALFTRGQTQSLAVVTLGSPKDAQLIDDVDERGDKSFMLQYNFPPFSVGETGRMGSPGRREIGHGNLAERSFHAVMPTVDFPYTVRIVSEILESNGSSSMATICASSLALLDSGVKLKSNVAGIAMGLATFEGKHKVLTDIQGVEDHLGDMDFKVAGTKEGITAFQLDIKLTGISTAILTEALEQAKKARLFILEHMDKVLSQAGEMAPTAPKLTKVSINPERIKDLIGPGGKNIKGITEATGSDVDIQDDGTVTIFAKDDEWLKMTLDMIGGLTKEPEIGTIYEGPVKGIKDFGVFVEIMPGIEGMCHISELAENRIEDIYSHIKLGDRLKVKVMDSGGGKISLSHKATLPGFEDYKGSSDREGRGGGGGGFGGGRDRGPRGGGGGFGGGRDRGPRGGGGGFGGGRDRR
- a CDS encoding TonB-dependent receptor, whose protein sequence is MKTRILISLIIASASITLTAQTTNKTSLMTTNTVTNAAAASTAVPAVKADTEGADVVVTANRIETPRSQVGSSVTVITADDIKKSGAKEVQGALRTVAGITASQNGGFGSTASIFLRGLGSSRVLVMIDGIAANSAATSDHSFGFAHVPVDGIERIEIIRGPQSTLYGSDAMSGVINIITKKGKGAPQTTVSLEGGSFATFRGALDYSGRIGDVSFSCGGSHLRTEGVSKAVVTNGVAESDPYYLTTIVSRAEYKPFDTVRLFGSLHYTHARTSIDDGGYADDPNYINLDERLIASLGYAQRFNDLWGHSIKVGYVYSRNEGDDLADSNENTSYWYVNYGQALRIDWQNDLNFANVDILTVGASGLIDRLHTFDKGYFGFYSESELSPHYQRTISGYAQNHLTLWGIFNNTSGIRYDYSADFGGALTWKTSLAVVVSNIGLTVKGNFATGFKAPTSWQLYNTAWGGNTNLKPESLWSVDAGVHQELGRMLSVEATYFYTASSNMIQYNLATFKFENVLSAISRGVETMCTFSPREEIAFQAAYTYTDSADAAAGRKSDRIPAHKASIGVVGTLTNIGFGSVTFTYVGERPDAGAAKTLAQYYKLDAALTWIIDRWELSLRGENLLNQQYQEATGYASPGLSIYGGVKVKL
- the cobT gene encoding nicotinate-nucleotide--dimethylbenzimidazole phosphoribosyltransferase, with the translated sequence MKLNECLSKISPAGAVLAEKAKHKIDFKTKPVGSLGVLEDIALKMSSIQNSLDPVINGRRMFVFAGDHGITAEGVSAFPAAVTPQMVMNFLAGGAAINVLCRHAGIDIGIVDMGVNFDFKSAHGLIDRKVAKGTKNFLRENAMSEVEAARAIENGIAVFIDAYNAKKFGIVGVGDMGIGNTTSASAIIATITGASAADVTGRGTGIDDKGLSNKIDIIERSLSERSPDPKNALDVLMKVGGFEIAGIAGCVLAAAAHRVPVVLDGIISTAGGLIAHTFNPSVSDYLFCAHRSVEKGQTLALKKMGVSPLLDFSLRLGEGTGAALAIPIIDAACAIMRDMASFESAGVTNKE
- a CDS encoding ABC transporter ATP-binding protein; this encodes MTAVTLQNVAAGYDDGFSIAVNTAIPQNSITGIIGPNGSGKTTLLRTISRSLTVKSGAVIINDTPLSAIDQRSLARIIAVVSQEVSAESISVRDFVLLGRMPHMKPMQFFETARDRAIAERYMKLTGVDCHAEHYLSAMSGGERQLASIARALAQEPSILLLDEPTSHLDITHQVKLLDRIRRLKRELNLTIIMTIHDLNLASEYCDNLVLMKGGRVIAEGEPSSVLTYQTVEAVYDTVVIVKENPISKKPYVFVVPGDEDARIAYEKNPQTGSSLDFPLDKAGIGDTPPLRKKNNKGVI